One stretch of Pomacea canaliculata isolate SZHN2017 linkage group LG1, ASM307304v1, whole genome shotgun sequence DNA includes these proteins:
- the LOC112571863 gene encoding cilia- and flagella-associated protein 44-like: MSNKMEEEEEEEVMEQDDEDDEEYEDDEEDEDGEVDLYDNSVSQPTASENFAWEESCPVLSLKCSFGYASEQLGNLHVLERNVLLLSAGNYVRLFNIKTKVSRYLRSTGGGGISALAVHPSKEYFAVGESGYIPDVNIFKYPSLRMVKVLHAGTGEVYAAMEFFPVDCHLLATQGGSPDYQLTIWEWKKEIPLLRSRSIQQDVHRLLTCETPRDFLITCGVSHVRVWKMAHTFTGLKLQGETGKFGVIDVCDIDSCAMLPHGEVVSSSEWGNLLLWEDGLVSAEFVRKNNNCHIGRINQVLLYDLILISLGKDGYVRMWNIYDMIYAKPETCGGQVIITPSMQIRIRVQADLLHMVKATTHNDYIWFLQERDGNIRRLNLRSTAEESSSEVVLSTHGGPVWGCTASPCAHLVATAGKDGQVQIFDCLQEKQLASISFELSVTCLVWLPLSADSSAASIVCGFSQGHLKMISFGLSDESSQCEAYLSQALRPHSNLVTSLAFSFDGLMLSSGSLDETVFFFNVDDIRLTPLGWVSVLGEVRYLTWTPQNFSYTGLLVACGNGEVVELIFPLRKTDLEITRTFEITNLRARRLSFLSVKSQIRHDEELKRIKEQKRTTAPAHQDDDQEVEGTGAGLEKEHKGYNDLVDQGDEMNVEEQWKPFIPVTPSPILQVFYTSSESFFWASLGGFDAGYLYKCQLPTEEDADNYDASFKSKPVEAAAVPSSHDCPISSVTFNASGLLAFFGFQNGNVRIVQLKHPFDLSDLSAFWNLSVHDHRKGNITGLALAFDESFLATSADDGNIFLFSFSGKLEKLSQETCVLPKISTHHIIASHDLPSETPYWQEQKEKEYQNAKMKKDAEAKEGRRELLKNLKERFKILLSSNAKLPPHLQLSRQEMLINQNIYEEMEGAYSKNIETIKTRSKWSSDKIKLALDKLCGYFKSSKDSDQVTVKGFRIPHVVRSYRIGPIFPQFIKTEEMNPQQASCASSEEEIVTGEKEREQLLKPSHSDEMFDTMFKNTEQIDFVGKRAALMRLNIIKKNREKRAARRQDYLNLTKEKPPPDYEAPEDIAAIENARETLGCWRLRTDTSATSDRSLLSVDDMFQMISAHEKRIRARQREFNAKVTNLRRETNLVLQILCSLVKFMESDQAKALC, encoded by the coding sequence ATGAGCAACAAaatggaagaggaagaggaagaggaagtcATGGAGCaagacgacgaagacgacgaagaaTACGAAGACGACGAAGAAGACGAAGACGGCGAAGTCGACTTGTATGATAACAGCGTTTCTCAGCCAACCGCTTCGGAAAACTTCGCTTGGGAAGAGAGTTGTCCTGTTCTCAGCCTCAAATGTAGTTTCGGCTACGCCAGTGAGCAGCTGGGCAACCTGCATGTCCTGGAGCGGAATGTTCTGCTCCTGAGTGCGGGGAACTACGTGCGGCTTTTCAACATAAAGACGAAGGTCAGTCGGTACTTGCGCAGCACAGGTGGCGGTGGCATCAGCGCCCTTGCTGTGCATCCATCCAAAGAGTACTTCGCGGTGGGTGAGAGCGGATACATCCCCGACGTGAACATCTTCAAATACCCATCCTTACGGATGGTCAAGGTGCTCCACGCGGGCACTGGGGAAGTCTACGCCGCCATGGAGTTCTTCCCCGTCGATTGTCACCTGCTGGCGACGCAAGGGGGCAGCCCCGACTACCAGCTCACCATCTGGGAGTGGAAGAAGGAAATACCACTGCTGCGGAGCAGGTCCATCCAACAGGACGTGCATCGTCTGTTGACCTGCGAAACACCGCGGGACTTTCTAATTACCTGCGGCGTCAGCCATGTTAGGGTTTGGAAGATGGCTCACACTTTCACGGGGTTGAAACTCCAGGGGGAGACAGGAAAGTTCGGAGTGATTGACGTCTGTGACATCGACAGCTGTGCTATGCTGCCTCACGGGGAGGTCGTCAGCAGTTCCGAATGGGGAAACTTGCTGCTCTGGGAGGACGGACTGGTTAGCGCGGAATTTGTCAGGAAAAATAACAACTGCCACATCGGGAGGATCAATCAGGTGCTTCTCTACGACCTCATTCTGATTAGCTTGGGGAAGGACGGCTATGTGCGTATGTGGAATATCTACGACATGATATACGCGAAGCCAGAAACGTGTGGTGGCCAAGTCATTATCACGCCATCCATGCAAATCAGAATCAGGGTGCAAGCAGACTTGCTGCACATGGTCAAAGCAACCACCCACAACGACTACATCTGGTTCCTGCAAGAACGCGATGGCAATATTCGCCGCCTCAACCTGCGTTCCACCGCTGAAGAATCGTCATCCGAGGTCGTGCTGAGCACCCACGGGGGCCCTGTTTGGGGCTGCACCGCTTCCCCTTGCGCTCACTTGGTTGCCACCGCTGGCAAAGATGGGCAGGTGCAGATCTTCGATTGCCTTCAAGAAAAACAGCTGGCTTCCATCTCTTTCGAGTTGTCCGTCACTTGCTTGGTGTGGCTGCCCCTATCGGCAGACTCTAGTGCAGCGTCTATCGTCTGTGGGTTCAGTCAGGGTCACCTGAAGATGATCTCGTTTGGCTTGTCCGATGAGAGTAGTCAATGCGAAGCATACTTAAGTCAAGCCTTACGACCACACAGTAACCTAGTGACCAGCCTGGCTTTCTCATTCGATGGTCTTATGCTCTCATCCGGTAGCCTAGATGAGACCGTCTTCTTCTTTAACGTAGATGACATCCGTTTGACGCCTCTAGGCTGGGTTTCAGTTTTGGGTGAAGTGAGGTACCTGACATGGACACCACAAAACTTTTCCTATACAGGTCTTCTCGTGGCTTGTGGAAATGGCGAGGTGGTGGAGTTGATCTTCCCTCTGAGAAAAACTGACTTAGAAATCACCCGAACGTTTGAGATCACAAACCTTCGTGCCAGGCGCTTATCGTTTCTGAGTGTCAAGTCGCAGATTAGACACGACGAAGAGCTGAAAAGAATCAAGGAACAGAAAAGGACTACGGCTCCTGCTCATCAAGATGACGATCAAGAAGTGGAAGGTACTGGTGCAGGCTTGGAAAAGGAACACAAGGGGTACAATGATCTTGTTGACCAGGGAGACGAAATGAATGTGGAAGAGCAATGGAAACCCTTTATCCCTGTAACTCCTAGTCCCATTCTGCAAGTTTTCTACACTTCTTCAGAGTCCTTCTTTTGGGCGTCTTTGGGAGGTTTTGATGCTGGATACCTGTACAAATGCCAGTTGCCAACTGAAGAGGATGCAGACAACTACGATGCATCATTTAAAAGTAAGCCGGTTGAAGCTGCTGCCGTACCCAGCTCTCATGACTGTCCAATATCTTCCGTAACATTTAATGCATCTGGACTCCTGGCTTTCTTCGGATTTCAAAACGGCAATGTTCGCATTGTGCAGCTGAAACATCCGTTTGATCTGAGCGACCTCAGCGCCTTCTGGAACCTTTCTGTTCATGATCATCGCAAGGGCAATATCACTGGCTTGGCATTGGCATTCGATGAGTCCTTTCTTGCAACGTCTGCCGACgatggaaatatttttctcttcagtttttctGGAAAATTAGAGAAACTGTCACAAGAAACATGTGTCTTGCCAAAGATATCAACGCACCATATCATTGCCAGCCATGACCTTCCGTCCGAGACGCCTTACTGGcaggaacagaaagaaaaagagtatCAGAATGCTAAGATGAAAAAGGATGCAGAAGCAAAGGAGGGTAGAAGGGAACTTCTTAAAAATCTCAAAGAACGCTTTAAAATCCTTCTGTCAAGTAATGCCAAGCTCCCCCCGCATCTCCAGCTCTCTCGACAAGAAATGCTTATTAACCAAAACATTTATGAAGAGATGGAAGGCGCTTacagcaaaaatattgaaaCCATAAAGACCAGGTCCAAATGGTCTTCAGACAAAATTAAACTTGCCCTGGACAAACTCTGTGGGTATTTTAAAAGTTCGAAGGATTCTGATCAGGTCACGGTTAAAGGATTTCGTATACCTCATGTAGTTAGAAGCTACAGAATTGGACCTATTTTCCCCCAATTTATAAAGACTGAAGAGATGAATCCTCAGCAGGCTAGCTGTGCGTCCTCAGAGGAGGAGATCGTGACTggtgagaaggaaagagagcAACTGCTAAAGCCTTCCCATAGTGATGAGATGTTTGATACCATGTTTAAAAACACCGAACAGATAGATTTCGTGGGCAAAAGGGCTGCGCTCATGAGGCTAAACATTattaagaaaaacagagaaaagagagcAGCCAGAAGACAGGACTATCTCAACCTGACGAAGGAAAAACCTCCGCCCGATTATGAGGCTCCAGAGGATATTGCTGCCATCGAAAACGCCAGAGAGACTTTGGGATGTTGGAGACTTAGAACAGACACAAGTGCCACCTCCGACAGGTCTCTGCTCAGTGTCGATGACATGTTTCAGATGATTTCTGCACACGAGAAGAGAATACGTGCGAGGCAGCGAGAGTTCAATGCCAAGGTCACCAACCTGCGCCGAGAGACGAACCTTGTACTGCAGATTCTTTGCAGTCTGGTCAAGTTCATGGAGTCTGACCAAGCCAAGGCCCTGTGTTGA
- the LOC112568113 gene encoding vesicle-associated membrane protein 7-like, whose protein sequence is MTIIFSGIARGSVLLCSSQTGAGNFEDVMKSMLSNIPTSSDGKRTYTAHSYDFHCLIENGIIFICATESGAGKNSPYSFLSEIKRRFQSGPLASRAMTASVGELSRDFDFVLSQQMKNFSKPGAGDTVSHLQSQVDEVKGVMTQNIERVLERGDRLEDLMDKTEELEAGAANFQKTSRKIRKKYWWKNKKMTLILCGVGLVVIIVIILIILFSTHVLPVSSGSSDTTPKPTTKP, encoded by the exons ATGACTATTATCTTCAGTGGCATTGCCCGAGGATCAGTCCTGCTCTGTAGCAGTCAAACAGGGGCAGGAAACTTTGAGGATGTAATGAAATCTATGCTTAGCAACATTCCAACCAGCAGTGATGGGAAACGCACCTACACAGCTCACAG TTATGACTTCCACTGCTTGATAGAGAATGGCATCATATTCATCTGTGCCACAGAATCTGGAGCTGGCAAGAATTCTCCATACTCTTTCCTCTCAGAg ATCAAGCGGCGCTTCCAGAGTGGTCCCTTAGCCAGCCGTGCCATGACTGCAAGTGTGGGGGAACTTAGCAGGGATTTTGACTTTGTCCTTTCACAACAGATG AAAAACTTCTCAAAGCCTGGTGCTGGAGACACAGTGTCTCATCTTCAGTCACAAGTGGATGAAGTGAAAGGTGTGATGACACAGAATATAGAGCGCGTCCTAGAACGTGGTGATCGGCTGGAAGATCTCATGGACAAAACAGAGGAGCTAGAGGCTGGG GCAGCCAATTTTCAGAAGACCAGCCGAAAAATTCGTAAGAAATACTGGTGGAAGAACAAGAAGATGACATTAATTCTCTGTGGAGTTGGTttagttgttattattgtcatcatccttATCATCCTTTTCTCTACACACGTCCTGCCTGTGAGCTCTGGTAGTAGTGATACAACTCCTAAGCCTACAACAAAGCCGTAG